One Moorella sp. E308F genomic region harbors:
- a CDS encoding DUF1540 domain-containing protein: protein MPGPKVKCKVNTCNHWMNGDLCSAGNIDIMHEEEGKMAQNPEQTQCKTFYARRGLANLLGSLDNFNWSGFLSNTFLPGGELYPSVTCIVNTCTYWAEGNHCKAEKIDVVGVNADESQDTNCFTFKRKS from the coding sequence ATGCCCGGACCCAAGGTAAAGTGCAAAGTAAATACCTGCAACCACTGGATGAACGGCGACTTATGTTCGGCGGGAAATATAGATATTATGCATGAAGAAGAGGGTAAGATGGCCCAGAATCCCGAACAGACCCAGTGCAAGACCTTTTACGCCCGCCGGGGGTTGGCCAACCTGCTGGGCTCCCTGGATAATTTCAACTGGAGTGGCTTCTTGAGCAATACCTTCCTGCCCGGGGGAGAACTTTATCCCTCTGTTACCTGTATCGTCAATACCTGTACTTACTGGGCGGAGGGAAACCACTGTAAGGCCGAAAAGATTGATGTGGTCGGCGTTAATGCCGACGAAAGCCAGGATACCAACTGTTTTACCTTTAAGCGCAAAAGCTGA
- a CDS encoding DMT family transporter, with the protein MPKQLLADTALLLVTFIWGTTFVAVQRALTGIGPLYFVALRFLLAFIFLALVAWRHWFAIDRFTLVNGSLVGLFLSGGYIFQTLGLKFTSAAGAGFITGLSVVLVPLLSAIFYRNLPGAFTITGAFTATIGLALLTLNAGLAFNPGDFLVLLGALCFAGQILLVDRYASRHNSLLFTGVQLGTVAVVAFLLALPGERLPARFTPAVWQAFLLTALPATSLAYLIQNKVQQFTTAAHTAIIFTMEPVFAALAAYRWGQETLTWRQGAGCLFILAGMLLAVIEDNNNVQFRKM; encoded by the coding sequence TTGCCAAAACAGCTCCTGGCTGATACCGCCCTTTTACTGGTAACCTTTATCTGGGGAACTACTTTTGTAGCCGTGCAGCGGGCTTTAACCGGTATCGGGCCTTTATATTTTGTCGCCCTGCGCTTCCTGCTGGCCTTTATTTTTTTAGCCCTTGTAGCCTGGCGGCACTGGTTTGCCATTGACCGGTTTACCTTGGTTAACGGCAGCCTGGTGGGCCTTTTTTTAAGTGGGGGTTATATCTTTCAAACCCTGGGCCTAAAGTTTACATCAGCAGCCGGCGCCGGTTTTATCACCGGTTTATCGGTAGTCCTCGTACCCCTGTTAAGCGCTATTTTCTACCGTAACTTACCAGGTGCCTTCACCATAACCGGTGCCTTTACCGCAACCATTGGCCTGGCTCTCCTGACTTTAAATGCGGGTTTAGCCTTTAATCCCGGTGATTTTCTGGTCCTCCTGGGCGCCCTTTGTTTTGCCGGCCAGATTTTACTGGTAGACCGTTATGCCAGCCGCCATAACTCCTTGCTCTTTACCGGCGTGCAGCTGGGCACCGTTGCCGTAGTTGCTTTTTTGCTGGCCCTCCCCGGTGAAAGGTTACCGGCCAGGTTTACTCCCGCCGTCTGGCAGGCGTTCCTGCTTACAGCCCTGCCGGCCACCTCCCTGGCCTACCTCATTCAAAACAAAGTCCAGCAGTTTACCACCGCCGCCCATACAGCCATTATCTTCACCATGGAACCCGTTTTTGCCGCCCTGGCAGCCTATCGCTGGGGCCAGGAGACCCTTACCTGGCGCCAGGGGGCCGGTTGCCTGTTCATCCTGGCCGGCATGCTCCTAGCGGTGATTGAGGATAATAACAATGTCCAGTTTCGAAAAATGTGA
- the lexA gene encoding transcriptional repressor LexA, with protein sequence MSSDLTPRQEMVLNYIRHFIEVHGYPPTVRDICRATGLRSSSTVHGHLNRLEKKGYIRRDPTRSRAIEILTPHPGLPHTSRNIVSIPLLGKITAGQPILAVENIEEVFPLSSELAGSEDAFMLQVQGDSMIEAGILEGDYLIVRPQDRAENGDIVVALLGDEATVKYFYRYEDHIELVPANSRLQPIKTREVSILGKVIGLYRRFS encoded by the coding sequence GTGTCATCCGATTTAACGCCCCGGCAGGAAATGGTCCTTAACTATATCCGCCATTTTATCGAAGTGCACGGTTACCCACCTACAGTGCGGGACATTTGCCGGGCTACCGGGCTACGTTCCAGTTCTACCGTTCACGGTCATTTAAACCGGCTGGAGAAAAAGGGTTACATCCGCCGCGATCCCACCCGTTCCCGGGCCATTGAAATCCTTACCCCCCACCCGGGACTACCCCATACATCCAGAAATATAGTTTCCATCCCCTTGCTGGGCAAAATTACCGCCGGGCAGCCCATTCTGGCCGTAGAAAATATCGAAGAAGTCTTTCCTCTCTCCTCCGAACTTGCTGGTAGTGAAGACGCTTTTATGCTCCAGGTCCAGGGCGACAGCATGATCGAAGCGGGTATCCTGGAGGGCGATTACCTCATCGTCAGGCCCCAGGACAGAGCCGAAAACGGGGATATTGTCGTTGCTCTCCTCGGCGACGAAGCTACCGTTAAATATTTCTACCGCTATGAAGACCATATAGAACTGGTTCCCGCCAACAGCCGCCTGCAGCCCATCAAAACCCGGGAAGTAAGCATTCTGGGTAAAGTCATCGGCCTTTACCGCCGTTTCTCTTGA
- a CDS encoding Dam family site-specific DNA-(adenine-N6)-methyltransferase: MRPFLKWPGGKYRIVNAIRARLPKGKRLVEPFAGSGAVFLNTDYPAYWLSDSNADLINLYRTLQSQGEEFIRYCRSFFVPKNNTPERYYELRETFNNTKDVVLKSALLVYLNRHGYNGLVRYNAQGSYNVPFGQYRRPYFPEAEMRYFYQKSRDAEFTVADFTEVMAAARPGDVFYCDPPYVPLSETANFTTYSAGGFSMDQQAELARLAIELSQAGIPVLISNHETEFTNKAYQSASITRIQVQRSISCDGNNRGKVGEVLALFEGARL; the protein is encoded by the coding sequence GTGCGCCCTTTTCTTAAGTGGCCGGGCGGCAAGTACCGGATCGTCAACGCGATCAGGGCCAGGTTGCCTAAAGGCAAACGCCTGGTGGAGCCCTTCGCCGGGTCCGGCGCGGTCTTCCTTAACACCGACTACCCGGCCTACTGGCTGAGTGACAGCAATGCTGACCTCATCAACCTCTACCGCACGCTCCAGTCCCAGGGAGAAGAATTTATCCGGTACTGCCGCTCCTTCTTCGTTCCGAAGAATAACACGCCGGAAAGGTACTACGAACTGCGGGAAACCTTCAATAACACGAAAGACGTCGTGCTGAAGTCGGCCCTGCTGGTCTACCTTAACCGTCACGGCTACAACGGGCTGGTCCGCTACAACGCGCAAGGTAGCTATAACGTGCCCTTCGGCCAGTATAGAAGGCCCTACTTCCCGGAAGCCGAGATGAGGTACTTCTACCAGAAGTCGCGGGATGCTGAGTTTACTGTGGCTGATTTCACCGAGGTTATGGCCGCGGCCCGACCCGGGGACGTCTTCTACTGCGACCCTCCCTACGTGCCGCTTTCCGAGACCGCCAACTTCACTACCTACAGCGCCGGTGGCTTTTCCATGGACCAGCAGGCGGAGCTGGCCCGGCTTGCTATAGAGCTTTCGCAGGCGGGCATACCGGTCCTCATCTCCAACCATGAGACTGAGTTTACCAACAAAGCCTATCAATCGGCCAGTATAACCAGGATCCAGGTCCAGCGGTCCATCAGCTGTGATGGGAACAACCGTGGCAAGGTCGGCGAAGTGCTGGCCCTTTTCGAGGGGGCAAGGCTATGA
- the miaA gene encoding tRNA (adenosine(37)-N6)-dimethylallyltransferase MiaA, whose translation MTAKKPLAAIVGPTATGKSAIALHVATRLQAEIISVDSAQVYRGMDIGTAKLPPAERVGPGGVPIPHHLIDIVDPDEPFSVADFQKLARETIASILQRGRVPLLVGGTGLYYQAVVDPYLFTPMPGDKKIRQYLEEQARSRGNEYLYEELKRVDPEAARRIHLHDRRRLVRALEVYIMTGKPISAALEWRRRQETPYRLAAVALTMPRPQLYRRIEARVDAMIAQGLVEEVRGLLARYDHRLPALQAVGYKEIGAYVRGEMELEDAVALLKRNTRRLAKRQLTWFKRDTRLRWWEVEPGRQEEIAAEIANYIAGYLDIDVE comes from the coding sequence TTGACTGCCAAGAAGCCCCTGGCGGCCATCGTCGGGCCCACGGCTACCGGTAAGTCGGCCATCGCCCTGCACGTAGCTACCAGGCTGCAGGCGGAAATAATCTCCGTCGATTCCGCCCAGGTTTACCGGGGTATGGATATAGGCACCGCCAAACTGCCGCCGGCAGAACGGGTGGGTCCCGGCGGTGTGCCCATACCCCATCATTTGATCGACATTGTGGATCCGGACGAGCCCTTTAGCGTGGCCGATTTTCAAAAACTTGCCCGGGAAACCATAGCGTCCATCCTTCAACGGGGACGCGTGCCCCTGCTGGTCGGGGGGACGGGCCTTTATTACCAGGCCGTAGTCGACCCCTACCTTTTTACTCCCATGCCCGGGGATAAAAAAATCAGACAATATCTGGAAGAACAGGCGCGAAGCCGCGGTAATGAATACCTTTATGAAGAGTTAAAAAGAGTTGACCCGGAAGCAGCACGGCGGATTCACCTTCATGACCGGCGCCGGCTGGTCAGGGCTTTGGAGGTTTATATCATGACGGGAAAGCCCATTTCAGCGGCTTTAGAATGGCGGCGACGGCAAGAAACGCCTTACCGCCTGGCGGCGGTGGCTCTCACCATGCCCCGGCCGCAGCTTTACCGCCGCATAGAAGCCCGGGTCGATGCCATGATTGCCCAAGGGCTGGTAGAGGAAGTACGGGGTTTACTGGCCAGGTATGATCACCGCCTGCCGGCTCTCCAGGCCGTGGGCTATAAGGAAATTGGCGCCTACGTCCGCGGTGAAATGGAACTGGAGGATGCCGTCGCCCTTTTGAAACGCAATACCCGGCGCCTGGCCAAAAGGCAGCTGACATGGTTCAAGCGGGATACACGCCTGCGCTGGTGGGAAGTAGAACCCGGAAGACAGGAGGAAATAGCGGCAGAGATTGCTAATTATATTGCAGGATACCTTGATATTGATGTAGAATAG
- a CDS encoding basic amino acid ABC transporter substrate-binding protein, whose translation MKAWQKIFSLLVLVFLVAGLAGCGSGASQEKGPDTQTKPAASGTSTSSRPKYSVALEATFAPFEFRDMKTGDFTGFDVDLIKAIGQVAGFDVEIKEMGFDGIITALQTNNVDLAISGISIDDERKKAVDFSLPYYQSGLVVAVKADNNTIKGFDDLKGKKIAVQIGTTGAKEAKKIPGAKVTELDKVPDVFLELKNGGVDAVVNDLPVTAYYIQQGNKDIKIVGDVRSAEYYGIAVPKGKPEVLQKINDGLKALKASGQYAEIYKKWFGQEPPAFLPGEPPQQIQ comes from the coding sequence ATGAAGGCGTGGCAAAAGATATTTAGCTTACTGGTGCTGGTGTTTTTAGTCGCTGGCCTGGCCGGCTGCGGCAGCGGCGCTTCCCAGGAAAAAGGTCCTGATACACAAACCAAGCCAGCCGCTTCCGGTACCAGCACCTCCAGCAGGCCCAAATATTCTGTAGCTCTGGAAGCTACCTTTGCGCCCTTTGAATTCCGGGATATGAAGACGGGTGATTTTACCGGTTTCGATGTCGACCTGATCAAGGCCATCGGCCAGGTAGCCGGCTTTGATGTGGAAATTAAAGAAATGGGCTTTGATGGTATAATTACGGCCCTGCAGACCAACAACGTCGACCTGGCCATCTCCGGGATCAGCATTGATGATGAACGCAAAAAAGCAGTAGATTTTTCCCTTCCCTACTACCAGTCGGGACTGGTGGTGGCGGTAAAGGCGGATAACAATACCATCAAGGGCTTTGATGATTTAAAGGGCAAAAAGATTGCCGTCCAGATCGGTACCACCGGTGCCAAAGAAGCGAAAAAGATCCCCGGGGCCAAAGTCACTGAACTGGATAAAGTACCGGATGTCTTCCTGGAACTGAAAAATGGCGGTGTCGACGCTGTGGTAAATGACCTGCCTGTTACCGCCTATTATATCCAGCAGGGCAATAAAGATATCAAGATTGTTGGCGATGTAAGGTCGGCTGAGTACTACGGTATTGCCGTTCCCAAAGGTAAACCGGAAGTCTTGCAGAAGATCAATGACGGCTTAAAGGCCCTTAAGGCCAGTGGCCAGTATGCTGAGATTTATAAGAAGTGGTTCGGCCAAGAGCCGCCTGCTTTCCTGCCCGGCGAACCGCCGCAGCAGATACAATAA
- a CDS encoding deoxyribonuclease IV, translating into MLRLGAHLSIAKGLPKTVTMAAEIKANTFQYFTRNPRGGAAREIPPSEIATWQEARQRAGLYPIAGHLPYTVNLGAVPGRQQEFARMVLHDDTLRVAAIGGEYLITHPGHYEGDREAALERIIQVIKESYLSIPGPVPMLLLETMAGQGKELGSLEDLRYILAGLNWPDRVGVCLDSAHLFAAGWDLRTPSGCRQLVKELEAEIGLERIRVMHLNDSLVPLGSHRDRHAGIGRGELGEQGIAAIVNDPFLRKLTMLLETPVSNYKEYGSEIALVQKLCLDGSWESVL; encoded by the coding sequence ATGCTACGCCTGGGAGCCCACCTTTCCATAGCGAAGGGATTGCCGAAAACCGTAACTATGGCCGCAGAGATAAAGGCCAATACCTTCCAGTATTTCACCCGCAACCCCCGCGGCGGCGCGGCCAGGGAAATCCCACCTTCAGAAATAGCCACCTGGCAGGAGGCCAGACAAAGGGCCGGCCTCTATCCCATTGCCGGCCACCTGCCCTATACCGTCAACCTGGGAGCTGTGCCAGGCAGGCAGCAGGAATTTGCCCGTATGGTACTTCATGATGACACCTTGAGGGTGGCTGCTATCGGGGGCGAATACCTGATCACTCACCCCGGCCATTACGAAGGCGACCGCGAGGCCGCTTTGGAGAGGATTATCCAGGTGATCAAAGAGTCCTATTTAAGTATCCCCGGTCCGGTCCCAATGCTTTTACTGGAAACTATGGCCGGTCAGGGAAAAGAATTAGGTTCCCTCGAGGATTTGCGTTACATCCTGGCGGGCCTGAACTGGCCGGATAGGGTGGGTGTTTGCCTGGACTCGGCCCATCTATTCGCCGCCGGGTGGGACCTGCGAACCCCATCAGGCTGCCGGCAACTGGTAAAAGAGTTAGAAGCAGAGATCGGCCTGGAGCGAATCAGGGTCATGCATTTAAACGATTCCCTGGTACCCCTGGGCAGTCACCGGGATCGCCATGCCGGTATCGGCAGGGGAGAACTGGGGGAGCAGGGGATAGCTGCTATTGTCAATGATCCTTTTCTTCGTAAGTTAACCATGCTTTTAGAAACACCGGTAAGCAACTATAAAGAATACGGGTCTGAAATTGCCCTGGTGCAAAAACTATGTCTTGACGGCTCATGGGAATCTGTGCTATAA
- the hfq gene encoding RNA chaperone Hfq — MNKTGNLQDLFLNVLRRDNTPVTIYLVNGFQLKGIVRGFDNFTVVLDSDGKQQMIYKHAISTITPFRPVNLMAESKAEAK, encoded by the coding sequence ATGAATAAAACAGGGAACCTGCAGGATTTGTTTTTAAATGTGCTGCGCAGGGACAATACCCCCGTCACTATTTACCTGGTTAACGGCTTTCAACTGAAAGGGATAGTACGGGGCTTTGACAATTTTACCGTGGTCCTGGATTCCGACGGCAAGCAGCAGATGATCTACAAGCATGCCATTTCCACAATCACGCCTTTCCGGCCGGTTAACCTCATGGCCGAGAGCAAGGCTGAAGCCAAATAG
- the mutL gene encoding DNA mismatch repair endonuclease MutL: MTGELCPRIAILDAETANQIAAGEVVERPASVVKELVENSLDAAARHIAIEVKGGGLTLIRVRDDGWGINPEDAPLAFARHATSKIRRANDLWGITTLGFRGEALPSIAAVARVEMDTRPPGETAGVRVRIAGGGEPEITAIGCPPGTTVTVTDLFYNTPARRQYLKKPASEARAVVAAVERLALAHPEVAFNLHLEGKRLLSTPGNSDLQAVVAAIYGLETGRELLPLAGEGEGWTLKGFISPPWLHRAGRSQQVLTVNGRYIFNRLLTRAVEECYQAVIPSGRHPLFILQLTIDPRLVDVNVHPAKLEVRFQQEYELARQIAALVNRALHTPRAVAPATTAAAQVTTGRLEGRKTAAPGALQQDFAFQRKEVQARFWGEYILKERPADEENRAEKVGEVRAVKPDKEIDTRSDLQTEPVDANSQVLPPLRAIGQLLNTYILAEGMDGLYIIDQHAAHERCRFESLQQRVNSGSWPAQMLEPPLTLHLAPAMTVKLVEQIVTLRELGFIVETFGANSFLLRSVPSGVPPGKEREVLEDFLADENLPAEERLLKILSCHGAIKAGDTLSGVEMQKLLDELQKISRPYTCPHGRPAVVRLDRSTLARYFHRPQGAAALRMP; this comes from the coding sequence TTGACAGGTGAGCTTTGTCCCAGGATAGCCATTCTGGATGCCGAGACGGCCAATCAGATCGCCGCCGGGGAAGTAGTCGAAAGGCCGGCCTCGGTGGTAAAAGAGCTGGTGGAAAATTCTTTAGATGCCGCTGCCCGGCATATTGCCATCGAAGTTAAAGGGGGCGGCCTCACCCTGATCCGTGTCCGGGATGACGGATGGGGGATTAACCCTGAAGATGCCCCCTTGGCCTTTGCCCGCCATGCTACCAGCAAGATTCGCCGGGCCAATGACCTGTGGGGGATTACCACCCTGGGCTTCCGGGGGGAAGCTTTACCCAGTATTGCGGCTGTAGCCCGGGTAGAAATGGATACCAGACCTCCGGGAGAGACTGCCGGCGTCAGGGTAAGGATAGCCGGCGGCGGGGAGCCGGAGATTACCGCCATCGGCTGCCCTCCCGGTACCACGGTTACGGTGACCGATTTATTTTATAATACTCCGGCACGGCGGCAGTACTTAAAGAAACCGGCAAGCGAGGCCCGCGCCGTCGTTGCTGCTGTAGAAAGGCTGGCCCTGGCCCACCCGGAAGTAGCCTTCAATCTCCACCTGGAGGGCAAGCGCCTGCTGTCTACCCCGGGCAACAGCGATTTACAGGCGGTGGTGGCGGCCATTTACGGCCTGGAAACAGGCCGGGAATTACTACCCCTGGCCGGCGAAGGCGAGGGCTGGACGCTGAAGGGTTTCATATCGCCCCCCTGGCTGCACCGGGCCGGCCGCAGCCAGCAGGTGTTAACAGTCAACGGCCGCTATATTTTTAACCGCCTCCTCACCCGCGCTGTGGAGGAGTGTTACCAGGCCGTTATTCCCAGCGGCCGCCATCCCCTTTTTATCCTGCAGCTGACCATCGATCCCCGCCTGGTGGATGTCAATGTTCACCCGGCCAAACTGGAGGTCCGCTTTCAGCAGGAATACGAGCTGGCCCGGCAGATAGCCGCCCTGGTAAACAGGGCCCTGCATACTCCCCGGGCCGTCGCGCCGGCAACTACTGCCGCCGCGCAGGTAACCACTGGACGGCTGGAGGGAAGGAAGACGGCCGCGCCGGGGGCCCTCCAGCAAGATTTTGCTTTCCAGCGAAAGGAAGTACAGGCCCGTTTTTGGGGAGAATATATATTAAAGGAAAGGCCTGCGGATGAGGAAAATAGGGCAGAAAAGGTTGGAGAAGTTCGGGCGGTAAAACCTGATAAGGAAATTGATACCCGGAGCGACTTACAAACAGAACCGGTGGATGCGAACAGCCAGGTCCTGCCGCCTTTAAGGGCCATAGGCCAGCTACTTAATACCTACATCCTGGCTGAAGGCATGGATGGCCTTTATATCATTGACCAGCATGCGGCCCATGAGCGCTGTCGCTTTGAAAGCCTGCAACAACGAGTTAACTCTGGCAGTTGGCCGGCGCAGATGCTGGAGCCCCCCCTGACCCTGCACCTCGCCCCGGCCATGACGGTAAAACTTGTCGAGCAAATTGTCACCTTACGGGAGCTGGGGTTTATAGTTGAAACCTTCGGCGCCAATTCCTTTTTGCTGCGCTCGGTGCCGTCAGGTGTGCCGCCGGGTAAAGAAAGGGAAGTCCTGGAAGATTTTCTGGCTGACGAAAATTTGCCGGCAGAAGAAAGGCTTTTAAAAATCTTGTCCTGCCACGGAGCAATTAAAGCAGGAGACACTCTGAGTGGGGTCGAGATGCAGAAGCTTTTAGACGAACTGCAGAAAATTAGCCGGCCTTATACCTGCCCCCACGGCCGGCCGGCTGTAGTCCGCCTGGACCGGTCCACCCTTGCCCGTTATTTTCACCGGCCTCAGGGCGCAGCGGCCTTGAGGATGCCATAA
- a CDS encoding AAA family ATPase — protein MQVKFGTGNPKGSSRSLIRPLQRDRGSGGNELNSRRRVDAVMAELEKMIGLENVKGLIKELRAFIEIQRRRQREGLVSSTNTLHMIFKGNPGTGKSTVARFMGKLFKELGVLTQGHLIEVERADLVGEYIGHTAHKAREQLKKAIGGILFIDEAYSLARGGEKDFGREAIDVLVKGMEDYRDNMVLILAGYKDEMDYFLETNPGLRSRFPIQLEFPDYTVPELMAIAQLMLAEKQYMLTPAAAGELERILRREVLFGHPYNGNARMVRNIIERAMRRQALRLVNKKTLTRQELMSIEKEDLLRPAPPVGIKEGESDFAGGPPICYNNSR, from the coding sequence TTGCAGGTTAAATTTGGCACAGGTAACCCCAAAGGAAGCAGCAGGTCCCTGATTCGCCCCCTCCAGCGCGACCGGGGGAGCGGGGGAAATGAATTAAACAGCCGGCGGCGGGTGGATGCTGTTATGGCCGAGCTGGAAAAGATGATCGGCCTGGAGAACGTTAAAGGTTTGATCAAGGAACTTAGAGCCTTTATTGAGATTCAACGCCGGCGCCAGCGGGAAGGCCTGGTGAGCAGCACCAATACCCTGCACATGATTTTTAAAGGCAACCCGGGTACAGGGAAAAGCACCGTCGCCAGGTTCATGGGGAAGTTATTCAAAGAACTCGGCGTATTGACCCAGGGGCACCTGATTGAAGTAGAACGGGCGGATCTGGTGGGGGAGTATATCGGCCACACGGCCCACAAAGCCCGGGAACAGCTTAAGAAGGCCATTGGCGGCATACTATTTATTGATGAGGCTTATTCCCTGGCCCGGGGCGGGGAGAAGGATTTCGGTCGCGAAGCCATTGACGTTCTGGTCAAGGGGATGGAGGATTACCGCGACAATATGGTTCTTATCCTGGCTGGTTATAAAGATGAAATGGACTATTTCCTGGAGACAAATCCGGGGCTGCGCTCGCGTTTCCCTATCCAGCTGGAATTTCCCGATTATACCGTGCCGGAATTGATGGCCATTGCCCAGTTAATGCTGGCGGAAAAACAATATATGCTTACGCCGGCGGCTGCCGGGGAACTGGAAAGAATTTTACGCCGGGAAGTCCTTTTCGGCCACCCCTATAACGGCAATGCCCGCATGGTGCGCAATATTATCGAAAGGGCCATGCGCCGCCAGGCCCTGCGGCTGGTAAACAAGAAAACCCTCACCCGGCAGGAATTAATGAGTATTGAAAAGGAAGACCTGCTGCGGCCGGCGCCGCCGGTCGGGATAAAGGAAGGTGAAAGCGACTTTGCCGGGGGACCACCGATCTGTTATAATAACTCCCGGTAG
- a CDS encoding aminotransferase class I/II-fold pyridoxal phosphate-dependent enzyme, translated as MDWYKDISSFFPVAPWLVEKLEEAENNSREAIAAVNAVSDRNHFKVLRAFQKHEVNEYHFQDSTGYGYGDLGRSTLERLFASIFGGNAALVRPQIVSGTHALTLALSALLRPGDTLLSACGRPYDTLATVIGLGPRVAGSLREWGIKYAEVALDTRGRPDLVKIGEAVTSLRPRLCLIQRSRGYSLRPSLGIEEIARIVGTIKEANRESVCLVDNCYGELVEDKEPGEVGADLVVGSLIKNPGGGLAPGGGYIVGREDLVEVVAARLTAPGLGGELGAFTEKRLYYQGLYLAPLVVREALTGAIVAAAFFRDLGFNVDPLPGERRRDIVQCIILEKKEALLAFCQGLQRGSPVEAGTLPEPALLPGYKDEVIMAGGTFIQGSSIELSADGPLRPPYAVFLQGGQAYPYTRIALLMAAQELINRGLLQEKRR; from the coding sequence TTGGACTGGTACAAAGATATATCCAGTTTTTTTCCCGTTGCCCCCTGGCTGGTAGAGAAGCTAGAGGAAGCCGAAAATAATAGCCGGGAAGCAATCGCGGCCGTAAATGCCGTCAGTGACCGGAACCACTTCAAGGTCCTCCGGGCCTTTCAAAAACACGAGGTAAACGAGTACCATTTCCAGGATTCTACGGGATATGGCTACGGCGACCTGGGGCGTTCCACCCTGGAGCGGCTTTTTGCCAGCATTTTTGGCGGCAATGCCGCGCTGGTTCGCCCGCAGATTGTTTCCGGCACCCACGCCCTGACCCTGGCTTTAAGCGCCCTCCTGCGACCAGGAGACACCTTGCTCTCCGCCTGTGGGCGCCCCTACGATACCCTGGCTACGGTCATCGGCCTTGGCCCACGGGTTGCAGGAAGCTTAAGAGAATGGGGGATAAAATACGCCGAAGTGGCCCTGGACACCAGGGGCCGGCCTGACTTGGTTAAAATCGGCGAAGCGGTAACCAGCCTCAGGCCCCGCCTGTGCCTTATCCAGCGTTCCCGGGGCTATAGCTTACGTCCTTCCCTGGGTATTGAGGAGATTGCCCGGATTGTCGGCACCATTAAAGAGGCCAACCGGGAAAGCGTCTGCCTGGTAGATAACTGTTACGGGGAGTTAGTAGAGGATAAGGAGCCGGGCGAGGTGGGCGCCGATCTGGTGGTAGGTTCTTTAATTAAAAACCCCGGCGGCGGCCTGGCGCCGGGGGGCGGGTACATAGTGGGCCGGGAAGACCTGGTAGAGGTGGTGGCGGCGCGCCTTACCGCCCCCGGCCTCGGTGGTGAGCTGGGGGCCTTTACTGAGAAACGCCTTTACTACCAGGGCTTATACCTGGCGCCCCTGGTGGTCAGGGAAGCCCTAACGGGAGCCATCGTCGCGGCTGCCTTTTTCCGGGACCTGGGCTTTAACGTTGATCCCCTGCCCGGGGAACGGCGGCGGGATATCGTCCAGTGTATTATCCTGGAGAAAAAGGAAGCATTACTGGCCTTTTGCCAGGGACTGCAAAGGGGTTCCCCGGTAGAGGCAGGTACGCTGCCGGAACCGGCCCTTTTGCCCGGTTATAAGGACGAGGTCATTATGGCCGGGGGCACCTTTATCCAGGGGTCTTCCATTGAACTCAGCGCCGACGGTCCCTTAAGGCCGCCCTATGCCGTTTTTCTCCAGGGGGGACAGGCCTATCCCTATACCCGCATCGCCCTCCTCATGGCAGCCCAGGAATTGATAAACCGGGGTTTGCTTCAAGAGAAACGGCGGTAA
- a CDS encoding (2Fe-2S)-binding protein codes for MTHEVCGGKGREAATACPVCGTKGQKVPEITVASLLNTPAAASLKAIQYNLCLSSSCNVVYYGDNGTVFTKENVRVPVWFKEESPRIICYCNNVTDNEILAHIVTRQCCHSLKDIREHTGANAGHDCLTQNPAGT; via the coding sequence ATGACGCATGAAGTTTGCGGTGGTAAAGGCAGGGAAGCTGCTACGGCTTGCCCGGTCTGTGGTACAAAGGGGCAAAAAGTTCCGGAGATTACGGTAGCTAGTTTACTTAATACGCCAGCAGCGGCATCTTTAAAGGCTATCCAGTACAATTTATGCCTGTCATCATCATGTAACGTTGTCTACTACGGCGACAACGGCACCGTTTTTACCAAGGAAAATGTCCGCGTACCGGTCTGGTTTAAAGAAGAATCGCCCCGGATAATCTGCTACTGTAATAACGTTACGGATAATGAGATATTGGCTCACATAGTAACCCGGCAATGCTGCCACAGTTTAAAGGACATCCGGGAACATACGGGTGCCAACGCCGGTCATGACTGCCTTACCCAAAACCCCGCCGGAACCTGA